The following proteins are co-located in the Bradyrhizobium sp. AZCC 2176 genome:
- a CDS encoding tetratricopeptide repeat protein, which produces MSELFDEVDEEVRRDQLKKLWDQYSLYIIAGLILIIAAVGGWRGYQYLEAKKAAEAGAAFDKAVELSEANKHAEAEAAFADLVTKAPFGYRVLARLRMAAEVANRDPQAAAKLFDEITADRSVGVAEQDLARIRAAQLLLESTSYPNMKERLEAAAAPGATFRHTARELLALSAWRANDATATRQWLDMITNDGATPPSLRSRAEALEALLPPVAKS; this is translated from the coding sequence GTGTCTGAATTATTTGATGAAGTTGACGAGGAAGTCCGTCGCGATCAGCTCAAAAAGCTGTGGGACCAATACTCGCTTTATATCATCGCCGGCCTGATTTTGATCATCGCCGCCGTGGGCGGCTGGCGCGGCTACCAATATCTGGAAGCCAAGAAGGCGGCCGAGGCGGGGGCTGCGTTCGACAAGGCGGTCGAGCTTTCCGAAGCCAACAAGCACGCCGAGGCCGAAGCGGCCTTCGCCGATCTCGTGACCAAGGCGCCGTTCGGATACCGCGTACTGGCGCGGTTGCGCATGGCGGCCGAGGTTGCCAACCGCGACCCGCAGGCCGCCGCAAAGCTGTTCGACGAGATCACCGCCGATCGCAGCGTCGGCGTCGCCGAGCAGGATCTGGCACGGATTCGCGCCGCCCAGTTGCTCCTGGAAAGCACGAGCTATCCCAACATGAAAGAGCGCCTCGAAGCCGCTGCCGCGCCTGGCGCCACCTTTCGCCATACCGCGCGCGAGTTGCTGGCACTGTCGGCTTGGCGGGCCAACGACGCCACGGCGACCCGGCAATGGCTGGATATGATCACCAATGACGGCGCAACGCCGCCGAGCCTGCGCTCGCGGGCCGAAGCACTGGAAGCCTTGCTGCCGCCGGTCGCCAAGAGCTGA
- a CDS encoding class I adenylate-forming enzyme family protein: protein MDWSQHSIPAMRLEPRFGDRIVRAFCERPRSISAMVAEAVARNGDGEALVCGATRMTWREVAQQSAQIAAGFQNLGLQRGDRVAVLLGNRTEFVLTMLGAAHAGLVTVLLSTRQQKPEIAYVLTDCGARLLIHEAALADRVPNAGDIPDVMHRIAVDDDARLSRFSELADNAPLAAPVEVGEEDTAMILYTSGTTGRPKGAMLAHCNIIHSAMVFVSCLKLTAADRSIAAVPLGHVTGVVANIMTMVRCAGALIVMAEFKAAEYLKMAARERVTYTVMVPAMYNLCLLQPDFDSCDLSGWRIGGFGGAPMPVATIEKLDAKIPGLKLMNCYGATETTSPSTMMPGELTANHIDSVGLPCPGAQILVMDAEGRELPRGEIGEIWIHGGSVIKGYWNNPKATAEGFTAGFWHSGDLGSIDEENFVRVFDRQKDMINRGGLKIYSAEVESVLAGHPDVVESAIIAKPCPVLGERVHAVVVTRGTVRTELLRAWCAERLSDYKVPETMDVRTDLLPRNANGKVMKRQLREAVLAPPTR from the coding sequence ATGGACTGGTCGCAGCACTCCATTCCGGCGATGCGGCTCGAACCGCGCTTCGGCGACCGTATCGTTCGGGCCTTTTGCGAGCGGCCCAGGAGTATTTCGGCGATGGTCGCCGAAGCCGTGGCACGAAACGGCGATGGCGAGGCGCTGGTCTGCGGCGCTACGCGAATGACATGGCGCGAAGTTGCGCAGCAATCGGCGCAGATCGCGGCCGGGTTTCAAAACCTCGGCCTGCAGCGCGGCGACCGCGTCGCGGTGCTGCTCGGCAACAGAACCGAATTCGTGCTGACGATGCTGGGCGCGGCGCATGCCGGGCTTGTGACCGTGCTGCTTTCGACCCGCCAGCAAAAGCCCGAGATCGCCTATGTGCTGACCGATTGCGGCGCGCGGCTCCTGATTCACGAGGCCGCGCTGGCCGACCGCGTGCCCAATGCGGGTGACATTCCCGATGTGATGCACCGGATCGCGGTCGATGATGATGCTCGGCTCTCGCGATTTTCGGAGTTGGCCGACAACGCGCCGCTGGCAGCGCCAGTCGAAGTCGGCGAAGAAGATACCGCCATGATCCTCTACACCTCGGGCACGACGGGGCGGCCCAAGGGCGCGATGCTCGCCCATTGCAACATCATTCATTCGGCCATGGTGTTCGTGTCGTGCCTGAAACTGACGGCGGCGGATCGTTCGATCGCCGCGGTGCCGCTTGGTCATGTCACGGGCGTCGTTGCCAATATCATGACCATGGTCCGCTGTGCCGGCGCGCTGATCGTCATGGCGGAGTTCAAGGCTGCCGAATATCTGAAGATGGCGGCGCGCGAGCGTGTCACCTACACCGTGATGGTGCCGGCGATGTACAATCTCTGCCTGCTGCAGCCGGATTTCGACAGCTGCGATCTGTCGGGCTGGCGGATCGGCGGCTTCGGCGGCGCGCCGATGCCGGTCGCCACGATCGAAAAGCTGGATGCCAAGATTCCCGGGCTGAAGCTGATGAATTGCTACGGCGCGACCGAGACCACATCGCCGTCGACCATGATGCCGGGCGAACTGACCGCCAACCATATCGACAGCGTCGGCTTGCCCTGTCCAGGCGCGCAGATCCTCGTCATGGATGCCGAGGGCCGCGAGCTGCCGCGCGGCGAGATCGGCGAAATCTGGATACACGGCGGCTCGGTCATCAAGGGCTACTGGAATAATCCGAAAGCCACCGCCGAGGGCTTTACCGCCGGCTTCTGGCATTCTGGAGATCTCGGCTCGATCGACGAAGAGAATTTTGTTCGCGTGTTCGATCGCCAGAAGGACATGATCAACCGCGGCGGGCTGAAGATCTATTCAGCCGAGGTCGAGTCGGTGCTCGCAGGCCATCCCGACGTGGTCGAGAGCGCGATCATCGCCAAGCCGTGCCCGGTATTGGGCGAGCGCGTGCATGCGGTCGTCGTAACCCGCGGCACGGTCCGGACCGAACTGCTGCGCGCCTGGTGCGCCGAGCGGCTGTCCGATTACAAGGTGCCGGAAACCATGGATGTGCGGACCGACCTGTTGCCGCGCAATGCCAACGGCAAGGTGATGAAACGGCAGTTGCGCGAGGCCGTGCTAGCGCCGCCAACCCGTTAA
- the panB gene encoding 3-methyl-2-oxobutanoate hydroxymethyltransferase: MSVQSVIKRKTAPDIRARKNGEPIVMLTSYHAHTAALVDRHCDVILVGDSLGNVMHGFETTVPVTLDMMILQGHAVMRGSKHALVVVDMPFGSYEASKEQAFHSAVRILKETHCGAVKLEGGARMAETVAFLVERGVPVMGHIGLTPQSINTLGSFRAQGRDEGSWDPILGDAQAISDAGAFSVVIEAVAEPLARKITQTIAIPTIGIGASAACDGQVLVLEDMLGLSPRTPKFVRRYGDLGPAIEAAIQGYASDVRSRAFPGPEHVYEMKKS, translated from the coding sequence ATGTCGGTTCAGTCTGTCATCAAGCGCAAAACTGCGCCGGATATCCGCGCGCGCAAGAACGGCGAGCCGATCGTGATGCTGACGTCCTACCATGCGCATACCGCAGCCCTGGTGGATCGGCACTGCGACGTCATCCTGGTCGGCGATTCCCTCGGCAATGTCATGCACGGCTTCGAGACCACCGTGCCGGTGACGCTCGACATGATGATCCTGCAGGGACATGCGGTGATGCGCGGCTCGAAGCACGCTTTGGTCGTGGTGGATATGCCGTTCGGCTCGTATGAGGCCTCGAAGGAGCAGGCGTTTCATTCCGCGGTGCGGATCCTGAAGGAAACCCATTGCGGCGCGGTGAAGCTCGAAGGCGGTGCGCGCATGGCGGAGACGGTGGCGTTTCTTGTCGAGCGTGGCGTGCCTGTCATGGGCCATATCGGATTGACGCCGCAATCCATCAACACGCTCGGCTCGTTTCGCGCGCAGGGCCGCGACGAGGGCAGTTGGGACCCGATCCTCGGGGATGCCCAGGCGATCTCGGATGCCGGGGCCTTCTCGGTCGTGATCGAGGCGGTCGCAGAGCCGCTGGCGCGAAAGATCACGCAGACCATTGCCATTCCCACCATCGGCATCGGCGCCAGCGCGGCTTGCGACGGGCAGGTGCTGGTGCTGGAGGACATGCTGGGTCTGTCGCCGCGGACGCCGAAATTCGTTCGCCGCTATGGCGATCTCGGCCCCGCGATCGAAGCAGCAATCCAGGGCTACGCCAGCGACGTCCGCTCGCGCGCCTTCCCCGGACCCGAACACGTCTACGAGATGAAGAAGAGCTGA
- a CDS encoding NnrU family protein: MGLLVLILGLILFFGVHTLTIQRKLRAQVIAATGEGGYKIGYALASFAGLALIIWGFAKYRATGWIDVWNPPTALKHIAVALMLPAVIMVVASYIRGRIYTTLKHPMLTGIKLWAAAHLLANGDLGSIILFGSFLAWAVYDRISLKSRSDAGAPPIPVGGPGNDLIAVAVGLVAYLALAFAFHPVVIGVPVVGA; encoded by the coding sequence ATGGGACTGCTGGTGCTGATCCTGGGCCTGATCCTGTTCTTTGGCGTTCACACGCTTACCATTCAGCGCAAGCTGCGCGCGCAGGTCATCGCCGCGACGGGCGAGGGCGGTTACAAGATCGGCTATGCGCTGGCATCCTTCGCAGGGCTTGCGCTGATCATCTGGGGCTTTGCCAAGTATCGCGCGACCGGCTGGATCGACGTCTGGAACCCGCCGACGGCGCTCAAGCACATCGCGGTAGCCCTGATGCTGCCCGCGGTCATCATGGTGGTCGCGTCCTACATCCGCGGCCGGATCTATACGACGCTGAAGCATCCGATGCTGACGGGCATCAAGCTGTGGGCTGCGGCGCATCTGCTCGCCAACGGCGATCTCGGCTCGATCATCCTGTTCGGCTCGTTTCTCGCCTGGGCGGTATATGACCGTATTTCGCTGAAATCTCGTTCCGACGCCGGCGCGCCGCCGATCCCCGTCGGTGGTCCCGGCAACGACCTGATCGCGGTCGCGGTCGGCCTCGTCGCCTATCTGGCGCTGGCGTTCGCGTTCCACCCGGTCGTGATCGGCGTCCCCGTGGTTGGAGCCTAG